Proteins from a genomic interval of Argonema galeatum A003/A1:
- a CDS encoding MFS transporter: MSVFILIWFGQLVSLIGSGLTSFALGIWVYQKTGSVTEFALISLFTFLPSILLLPIAGAFVDRWNRRSALLSVLISCLVLSKPLFYQSITKV, from the coding sequence ATGAGCGTTTTTATTCTCATTTGGTTTGGACAACTTGTCTCGCTGATTGGTTCTGGGTTGACCAGCTTTGCACTAGGTATTTGGGTATATCAAAAAACAGGTTCAGTCACAGAATTCGCCCTCATTTCTCTATTCACTTTTCTACCAAGCATCTTACTATTACCGATCGCAGGCGCTTTTGTAGACCGCTGGAATCGTCGATCGGCTTTACTCTCGGTTCTAATCTCTTGCCTTGTTTTGTCAAAACCCTTATTCTATCAATCTATAACGAAAGTCTGA
- a CDS encoding NADH-quinone oxidoreductase subunit J, whose amino-acid sequence MDLAQGVQIVSFALLSLMMISAALGVVLLNNIVYSAFLLGGVFISIAGLYILLNADFVAAAQVLIYVGAVNVLILFAIMLVNKREDFTPLSNAWLRKGATALVCAGLFVLLSTMVLATPWSASTASVPTTESSIVRIGQHFFTDFLLPFELASVLLLIAMVGAIILARREYLPEVLQTPNVQPQVLTLPERPRELVPAVSDSSTLTSTKGDRNK is encoded by the coding sequence GTGGATCTAGCGCAAGGGGTTCAGATTGTTTCGTTTGCCCTGCTGAGTTTGATGATGATTTCAGCCGCCTTGGGTGTCGTGCTGCTCAATAACATTGTCTACTCCGCTTTCTTGTTGGGAGGGGTATTTATCAGCATCGCTGGATTGTACATTCTGCTTAATGCTGACTTTGTGGCAGCCGCACAGGTGCTGATTTATGTGGGGGCAGTAAACGTTTTGATTTTGTTTGCCATCATGCTGGTGAACAAGCGCGAAGATTTTACTCCTCTTTCTAATGCTTGGCTTCGTAAGGGGGCAACGGCATTAGTCTGTGCTGGTTTGTTTGTGCTATTAAGCACGATGGTTTTAGCAACTCCCTGGTCTGCTTCAACGGCAAGCGTCCCTACCACAGAAAGTTCAATTGTGCGAATTGGGCAGCATTTCTTTACTGACTTTTTGCTACCTTTTGAGTTGGCATCGGTGCTGTTGTTGATCGCAATGGTGGGTGCGATTATTTTGGCGCGGCGCGAATACTTGCCGGAAGTATTGCAGACACCGAACGTACAGCCACAAGTTTTGACTTTGCCGGAGCGTCCCAGGGAATTGGTGCCCGCAGTCAGCGACTCATCTACCCTTACTAGCACTAAGGGCGATCGCAACAAATAG
- a CDS encoding NAD(+) kinase, with amino-acid sequence MELKQVIIAHKAGDSQSKVWAERCAKELEQRNCKVLMGPSGPKDNPYPVFLASSTQSIDLALVLGGDGTALSAARNLAPDGIPILAVNVGGHLGFLTQPFEEFKDTEKIWDRLLEDRYAVQRRMMLQAGVFEGNHTNLEPASDRFLALNEMCVKPASADRMLTSILEMEIDGEVVDQYQGDGLIVATPTGSTCYTVSANGPIIHDGMQAIAVTPICPLSLSSRPIILPSGSVVSIWPLSDYELSTKLWMDGVMATSIWPGQRVDVRMADCQAKFIILRDNYSYYQTLREKLMWAGTRIHYNNNHRN; translated from the coding sequence GTGGAGCTAAAACAGGTTATTATTGCACACAAGGCAGGCGATTCCCAAAGCAAGGTCTGGGCAGAAAGATGCGCTAAGGAACTCGAACAGCGCAATTGTAAGGTTTTGATGGGGCCGAGCGGGCCAAAGGATAACCCCTACCCGGTTTTTTTGGCGTCATCTACACAATCGATCGATCTGGCGCTGGTACTGGGGGGTGATGGTACGGCTTTATCAGCTGCACGGAATTTGGCTCCTGATGGGATTCCTATTTTGGCAGTGAATGTGGGGGGGCATCTAGGGTTTTTGACCCAGCCTTTTGAGGAATTTAAAGATACGGAAAAGATTTGGGATCGGCTTCTGGAAGATCGCTACGCCGTTCAGCGGCGGATGATGTTGCAGGCGGGGGTATTTGAGGGAAATCACACGAATTTGGAGCCAGCGAGCGATCGCTTCCTCGCCCTCAATGAAATGTGCGTTAAACCTGCTTCAGCCGATCGAATGCTGACCTCCATCTTGGAGATGGAAATTGACGGGGAGGTGGTCGATCAATACCAGGGAGATGGGTTAATTGTGGCGACACCTACGGGGTCTACCTGCTACACCGTTTCGGCTAATGGCCCGATTATCCACGATGGAATGCAGGCGATCGCAGTTACGCCAATCTGCCCCTTGAGTTTGTCCAGTCGTCCAATTATATTACCGTCTGGGTCAGTAGTTAGCATCTGGCCTTTGAGCGATTATGAACTCAGCACTAAACTCTGGATGGATGGCGTTATGGCAACCTCTATTTGGCCGGGACAGCGGGTGGATGTAAGGATGGCCGATTGTCAAGCTAAGTTTATTATCTTGCGGGATAACTACTCCTATTACCAAACCCTACGAGAAAAGCTGATGTGGGCAGGTACGAGAATTCACTATAACAACAATCACCGCAATTGA
- the ndhI gene encoding NAD(P)H-quinone oxidoreductase subunit I yields the protein MLKFLKQVGDYAKEAVQAGKYIGQGLSVTFDHMSRRPITVQYPYEKLIPSERFRGRIHFEFDKCISCEVCVRVCPINLPVVDWEFNKETKKKQLKHYSIDFGVCIFCGNCVEFCPTNCLSMTEEYELSTYERHELNYDNVALGRLPYKVTNDPMVTPLRELVYLPKGVMDPHGVPDTDRRAGQLPEEILEKSEK from the coding sequence ATGCTAAAGTTCCTCAAACAAGTTGGCGATTACGCCAAAGAAGCAGTACAAGCCGGTAAATATATAGGTCAAGGTTTGTCTGTTACCTTTGACCACATGAGCCGTCGTCCGATTACGGTGCAGTATCCCTACGAAAAACTCATCCCCTCCGAGCGTTTTAGGGGGCGCATTCACTTTGAGTTTGATAAGTGCATCTCCTGCGAAGTTTGCGTCCGGGTTTGCCCGATCAACCTGCCAGTAGTAGATTGGGAATTCAACAAAGAAACTAAAAAGAAACAGCTCAAGCACTACAGTATTGACTTCGGAGTTTGTATCTTTTGCGGCAATTGCGTGGAATTTTGTCCCACCAACTGTCTGTCTATGACAGAAGAGTACGAGCTTTCCACCTACGAACGTCACGAATTGAACTATGACAACGTGGCGCTGGGCCGTTTGCCGTATAAAGTAACGAATGACCCGATGGTGACGCCGCTGCGCGAACTGGTTTACCTGCCTAAGGGGGTTATGGACCCTCACGGAGTGCCGGACACCGATCGTCGGGCTGGTCAGCTGCCAGAGGAAATTCTGGAAAAATCGGAAAAATAG
- a CDS encoding ABC transporter permease produces MVIVSFLAPVLAPYDPTIQDLNIGLSVPSWEHLLGTDQLGRDILSRLLWAGLSTIALTAIVLSLSLMLGGGIGMCAGYFGGFVDEVFMRLVDLFLSLPKQILALALVGTLGSGFPNLVLALTVGWWPTYARLVRSQVLAIKTNEFIEAAEALGGRPLHIIRVHLLPALVGPVLVQLSLDVGASVLAIAGLSFLGLGIQPPSPEWGTMLVDACPGLNW; encoded by the coding sequence ATGGTAATTGTCAGCTTTCTGGCTCCCGTGCTAGCCCCTTACGATCCAACTATTCAAGATCTCAATATCGGGCTGAGTGTCCCCAGTTGGGAACATCTACTGGGTACAGACCAACTGGGTCGAGATATTCTGAGTCGGCTTTTGTGGGCGGGACTCAGTACGATCGCCCTCACTGCGATCGTACTGAGTCTAAGCTTAATGCTCGGTGGGGGAATAGGTATGTGCGCTGGTTACTTTGGCGGATTTGTTGATGAGGTTTTTATGCGCTTGGTGGACTTGTTTCTTTCCCTACCGAAACAAATCCTCGCACTAGCTTTGGTTGGAACTTTAGGTTCGGGATTTCCCAATTTAGTCTTAGCGCTTACAGTAGGTTGGTGGCCTACTTATGCGCGGTTGGTGCGTAGCCAAGTCCTCGCCATTAAGACGAATGAGTTTATCGAAGCGGCTGAGGCTTTAGGGGGAAGACCGCTGCACATTATCCGAGTACACTTGCTCCCGGCGCTGGTGGGGCCAGTCCTAGTACAACTTAGCTTAGACGTGGGAGCAAGTGTGCTGGCGATCGCCGGACTGAGCTTTCTGGGGTTGGGCATTCAGCCGCCGTCGCCGGAGTGGGGAACAATGCTTGTAGATGCATGTCCCGGCTTAAATTGGTAG
- a CDS encoding asparagine synthase-related protein encodes MFVLAPDYASEFANRDVYGNFLNQFDVTGQMEGRSPIIQSLYWWSKSILPNYILFAERLEMAQAIEVRLPFLDHHLFELVRQMPISILIREMKEKYVLREAARPFLTDTVYSRPKQPFTAPPASLTTNNQLYSLIQDSLRSSAMESVPFFDQKTAIALLDELPLMPERKRIALDSIWLMLLGTYFLHTRYNL; translated from the coding sequence ATCTTCGTTCTTGCGCCTGATTACGCATCCGAATTTGCAAATAGAGATGTTTATGGTAATTTTCTAAATCAGTTCGACGTAACTGGTCAAATGGAAGGAAGATCGCCAATTATTCAGTCGCTTTATTGGTGGTCTAAATCAATTCTACCAAACTATATATTGTTTGCCGAACGTTTAGAAATGGCACAGGCCATAGAAGTGCGTTTGCCGTTTCTAGATCACCATCTTTTCGAGTTGGTACGCCAGATGCCAATTTCAATACTCATTCGGGAAATGAAGGAGAAATATGTGCTACGGGAAGCAGCTAGACCTTTTTTAACTGATACAGTTTACTCTCGTCCAAAACAGCCTTTTACTGCTCCACCAGCTTCTTTGACAACGAATAATCAGCTTTATTCATTGATTCAAGATTCCTTGCGTAGTTCAGCGATGGAATCAGTGCCATTCTTTGACCAAAAAACAGCGATCGCATTGCTGGATGAACTTCCCCTAATGCCTGAACGCAAACGCATCGCTTTAGACTCAATTTGGCTAATGTTATTAGGTACATACTTTCTGCATACTCGCTACAATTTATAG
- the nuoH gene encoding NADH-quinone oxidoreductase subunit NuoH, with protein sequence MNSGIDLQEIFIKSLMDLGLPPGAAKAIWLPLPMFLMIIGATVGVLVTVWLERKISAAAQQRIGPEYMGPFGVLAPVADGMKLVFKEDILPAQSDRLLFTLGPVLVVIPVFLSYLIVPFGQNLVITDIGTGIFLWVALSSIAPIGLLMAGYSSNNKYSLLGGLRAAAQSISYEIPLSLSVLAIVMMSNSLSTIDIVQQQSGYGILSWNIWRQPFGLIVFWICALAECERLPFDLPEAEEEIVAGYQTEYSGMKFALFYLSSYVNLVLSALLFSVLYLGGWNFPISIDLLANLLGVSETDPWLQIITASLGITMTLLKAYFLVFLAVLLRWTVPRVRIDQLLDLGWKFLLPVSLANLLLTAALKLVFPFAFGG encoded by the coding sequence ATGAACTCAGGAATTGACCTGCAAGAAATCTTTATTAAATCCCTCATGGATTTGGGCCTCCCACCAGGTGCCGCCAAGGCAATTTGGTTGCCCCTACCAATGTTCCTGATGATTATTGGTGCAACGGTAGGAGTGCTGGTAACAGTCTGGCTGGAACGAAAAATTTCGGCAGCCGCACAGCAGCGCATTGGCCCGGAATACATGGGGCCTTTTGGGGTGCTGGCACCTGTAGCGGATGGCATGAAGCTCGTCTTTAAAGAAGATATCCTGCCAGCACAGTCGGATAGGCTTCTCTTCACCCTCGGCCCAGTCCTCGTCGTCATCCCAGTGTTTCTGTCCTACTTGATCGTGCCTTTCGGACAGAACCTGGTAATTACAGACATCGGCACAGGCATATTTTTGTGGGTGGCCCTATCTAGCATTGCCCCAATTGGCCTGCTGATGGCGGGTTATTCCTCTAACAACAAGTACTCCTTGTTGGGCGGCTTGCGGGCTGCTGCACAGTCGATCAGTTATGAAATTCCCCTGTCGCTGTCGGTGCTGGCGATCGTTATGATGTCAAATAGCCTCAGCACGATCGACATCGTACAGCAGCAATCAGGATACGGTATTCTCAGCTGGAACATCTGGCGTCAACCATTCGGATTGATCGTATTCTGGATTTGCGCCCTGGCAGAATGCGAACGGCTACCCTTTGACTTGCCAGAAGCCGAAGAAGAGATCGTAGCAGGCTATCAGACCGAATATTCCGGCATGAAATTCGCTCTCTTCTACCTGAGTTCCTACGTCAACCTCGTTCTTTCTGCCCTACTTTTCTCCGTACTGTACCTGGGAGGCTGGAATTTCCCCATTTCCATCGATTTGTTAGCCAACTTGTTGGGGGTAAGTGAAACAGACCCCTGGTTGCAGATTATCACCGCCTCGCTGGGCATCACCATGACCCTTCTCAAAGCTTACTTCCTCGTCTTTCTAGCTGTTCTCCTGCGCTGGACAGTACCTCGCGTCAGGATTGACCAGTTGCTAGATTTAGGGTGGAAGTTCCTGCTACCAGTCTCTTTGGCGAACCTGCTGCTAACCGCTGCCCTTAAGCTGGTATTTCCCTTTGCTTTCGGCGGCTAA
- the nblB gene encoding phycobilisome degradation protein NblB, which produces MTINPESVKKLLSSEEVSDRLRGLNQLRQLEPAIAFELVQLAIGDKNTRVRYSAVSQMDTLGKQDLEKALSILRSSLLHDSEIDVQAAAADAIGALKLGEAFEDLRQAYRNTSEWLLQLSIVAALGEMGDPRSFDLLTEALGSSIDLVQTAAISSFGELGDLRAVPLLAPYATHPDWQIRYRLVQSLKHLGSPEALVILEKMTDDEVEQVAEEAKNSLPLA; this is translated from the coding sequence ATGACAATTAATCCTGAGTCTGTTAAAAAATTGCTAAGTTCGGAGGAAGTGAGCGATCGCTTGCGAGGACTTAACCAACTGCGTCAGTTGGAACCGGCGATCGCTTTTGAGCTGGTTCAACTTGCTATTGGGGACAAGAATACTCGCGTTCGATATTCTGCCGTCAGCCAAATGGATACCCTGGGTAAGCAGGATTTAGAAAAAGCTTTGTCAATTTTGCGCTCTAGCCTGCTGCACGACTCCGAAATAGACGTGCAAGCAGCAGCGGCAGATGCCATCGGGGCGCTAAAGTTAGGAGAAGCTTTTGAAGATTTGCGACAAGCCTACCGCAACACTTCCGAATGGCTTCTCCAGCTGAGCATCGTCGCTGCTTTGGGAGAAATGGGCGATCCGCGATCGTTCGACTTACTCACTGAAGCACTCGGTTCCAGCATTGACCTAGTTCAAACCGCCGCCATCAGTTCCTTTGGGGAATTGGGAGATTTGCGTGCCGTTCCATTGCTTGCTCCCTACGCCACACATCCAGATTGGCAAATCCGCTATCGGTTAGTCCAATCCCTCAAACACTTGGGTAGCCCAGAAGCCCTCGTTATTCTGGAAAAAATGACTGATGATGAGGTAGAGCAAGTGGCAGAGGAAGCCAAAAACTCTTTGCCCCTAGCGTAG
- the nuoK gene encoding NADH-quinone oxidoreductase subunit NuoK: protein MQLQYFLLLGAALFCIGIYGLITSRNAVRVLMSIELLLNAVNLNFMGFSNFLDPQEIKGQVFTVFVITVAAAEAAVGLAIVLSIYRNRDTVDMEQFNLLKW from the coding sequence CTGCAACTTCAATATTTTCTACTATTAGGAGCCGCCCTGTTCTGCATCGGCATTTATGGTTTGATTACCAGCCGCAATGCCGTTCGGGTACTGATGTCTATTGAACTGCTGCTGAATGCAGTGAATCTTAATTTCATGGGGTTTTCCAATTTCCTAGACCCACAAGAAATCAAAGGCCAAGTGTTTACGGTGTTTGTGATCACTGTGGCTGCTGCTGAAGCAGCAGTAGGTCTGGCAATTGTGCTTTCGATTTACCGCAATCGCGATACGGTAGATATGGAGCAATTTAATTTACTGAAGTGGTGA
- a CDS encoding CBS domain-containing protein — translation MPKTVADVMSRDPVTVRPETSLKEAIKILAQRRISGLPVVDGDGKLVGVISESDLLWQETGATPPAYIMILDTVIYLENPGRYDRDLHKALGQTVGELMTGESLATVHPDKSLREAAQLMHERKVRRLPVIDDGGHVQGILTRGDIIREMAASQD, via the coding sequence ATGCCCAAAACAGTTGCCGATGTGATGAGCCGCGATCCCGTCACGGTGCGGCCCGAAACGTCTCTCAAGGAGGCGATCAAGATTTTGGCCCAACGCCGCATCAGCGGTTTGCCTGTGGTTGATGGGGATGGCAAGTTAGTCGGTGTTATTTCCGAGAGCGATTTGTTGTGGCAGGAAACCGGGGCGACTCCTCCGGCTTACATCATGATTCTCGATACCGTGATTTATTTAGAAAATCCCGGTCGTTACGATCGCGACCTCCACAAAGCTTTAGGACAAACGGTTGGGGAATTAATGACCGGGGAATCCCTAGCAACTGTCCATCCCGATAAGTCCTTGCGGGAAGCTGCACAACTGATGCACGAGCGAAAAGTTCGCCGCTTGCCGGTAATAGATGATGGCGGTCATGTTCAAGGCATCCTCACCCGTGGGGACATTATCCGGGAAATGGCAGCCAGTCAAGATTAG
- the cbiD gene encoding cobalt-precorrin-5B (C(1))-methyltransferase CbiD — MARTGYTLPVFAVAAAKAALLHLQTRNLETLQSVAIDLMPGEATIPIEQVAQLEVDSALAIAISDPGDNLDLTRNTPIWAWVKLQQRNSEPLILEGGEGVGKTASGESAIYSYARRLFEANLLPLIPPDRTVTVSIIIPEGRQLAQRTSNEAFGILEGLSLLGTSGISQPLSAEEHLEEFRQILQAKVQHQSDLVFCIGSNGMQVAQRLSIPETAIVQTGNWIGALLVEAALRGAESVLLLGYQGKLIKLAGGIFNTSSHLADAKLEIISAAVVRAGSSLQNVEAVLAAKTADAAYKILVELELAELVFQALANTISQKAQAFVQKYANVPLKVGTVLFDRQGKIIARDAIAVQLIEGLKLVKKINSTTN; from the coding sequence ATGGCTCGTACAGGTTACACTCTTCCAGTTTTTGCCGTGGCAGCTGCTAAAGCTGCTTTGTTACATTTGCAAACTAGAAATCTTGAAACCCTTCAATCAGTCGCTATTGACTTAATGCCGGGTGAAGCAACGATTCCAATTGAGCAAGTTGCTCAATTGGAAGTAGATAGTGCTTTGGCGATCGCGATAAGTGACCCTGGAGATAATTTAGACTTGACCCGCAACACGCCAATCTGGGCATGGGTAAAACTGCAACAAAGAAACTCAGAACCTCTTATTTTAGAAGGGGGAGAAGGAGTGGGAAAAACGGCATCGGGAGAATCGGCAATCTACAGTTACGCTCGCCGTTTGTTTGAGGCGAACTTATTACCTTTGATTCCACCCGATCGAACTGTCACGGTATCCATTATTATACCAGAGGGGAGGCAACTAGCTCAACGTACCTCGAATGAGGCTTTTGGAATTTTGGAAGGGCTATCGTTGCTCGGAACAAGCGGAATTTCTCAACCCCTTTCAGCCGAAGAACATTTAGAAGAATTTCGTCAAATTTTACAAGCGAAGGTTCAACATCAATCCGATTTAGTCTTTTGCATTGGTAGTAATGGGATGCAGGTTGCTCAACGGTTAAGCATTCCAGAAACAGCGATCGTGCAAACTGGAAACTGGATTGGGGCGCTATTAGTGGAAGCCGCATTACGCGGTGCAGAATCTGTCTTACTGCTTGGTTATCAAGGAAAATTAATTAAACTAGCAGGTGGTATTTTCAATACGTCTAGTCATCTGGCAGATGCTAAACTAGAAATTATCAGTGCAGCCGTTGTTAGGGCTGGGAGCAGTCTGCAAAACGTGGAAGCTGTTTTAGCAGCAAAGACTGCCGATGCTGCATATAAAATCTTAGTTGAACTGGAATTGGCCGAGCTAGTATTTCAGGCGTTGGCAAACACAATTTCTCAGAAAGCACAAGCATTCGTGCAGAAGTACGCCAACGTGCCACTCAAAGTAGGTACAGTTTTGTTCGATCGCCAAGGAAAAATCATTGCACGAGATGCGATCGCTGTTCAGTTAATCGAGGGATTGAAGTTAGTAAAAAAAATCAACAGCACAACTAATTGA
- a CDS encoding M42 family metallopeptidase, with product MDLLNYDRLFNTIEELVLHHSPSGVEAEIDRLLMSRFNALGVKAWLDAAGNVLALIPGKDSTRALAITAHKDEIGAIVKSIESFGRVQVRKLGGAFPWVYGEGVVDLLGDNQTISGILSFGSRHVSHESPQKAHQEEKPLRWEDAWVETKCTAEELEAAGIRPGTRVVVGKHRKRPIRLKDYIASYTLDNKASVAILLELAENLKQPAIDTYLVASAKEEVGAIGALYFTQNQRLEALIALEICPLSTEYPIEDGEAPVLLCQDNYGIYDETLNGNIRMVAKRLGIPLQLATLSGFGSDASIAMKFGHVARAACLSFPTQNTHGYEIAHLGAIANCFHLLQAYCETEFSD from the coding sequence ATGGATTTATTAAATTACGATCGCCTGTTCAATACGATTGAAGAGTTAGTGCTGCACCATTCTCCCAGCGGTGTTGAAGCCGAGATCGATCGGCTGTTGATGAGTCGATTTAACGCCCTGGGAGTGAAAGCTTGGCTGGATGCGGCAGGGAATGTTCTAGCTTTAATCCCCGGTAAAGATTCTACAAGGGCTCTAGCCATCACTGCCCACAAAGATGAAATTGGCGCAATTGTCAAGAGCATAGAATCTTTTGGACGAGTGCAAGTCCGAAAACTGGGCGGTGCGTTTCCCTGGGTTTACGGCGAAGGGGTCGTCGATCTCTTGGGAGACAACCAAACGATTAGCGGTATTCTCTCATTCGGATCGCGCCACGTCTCCCACGAGTCTCCCCAAAAAGCCCACCAGGAAGAGAAACCGTTGCGCTGGGAAGATGCTTGGGTGGAAACAAAATGCACTGCCGAAGAACTAGAAGCCGCAGGGATTAGGCCAGGAACCCGCGTAGTGGTAGGTAAGCATCGCAAACGACCGATCCGGCTGAAAGACTATATTGCCAGTTACACCCTCGATAACAAAGCTTCGGTGGCAATTTTGTTAGAACTGGCGGAAAATTTAAAGCAACCTGCGATCGATACCTATCTGGTAGCTTCGGCGAAAGAAGAAGTAGGTGCGATCGGCGCTTTGTACTTTACCCAAAATCAGCGTCTAGAAGCTTTGATCGCCCTGGAAATCTGTCCTTTGTCAACCGAATATCCCATTGAAGACGGGGAAGCGCCGGTACTGCTTTGCCAAGATAACTACGGGATATACGACGAAACGCTCAACGGTAACATCCGAATGGTGGCAAAGCGACTGGGTATTCCCTTACAATTGGCAACATTGAGCGGATTTGGTTCCGATGCGTCAATTGCCATGAAGTTCGGTCATGTGGCGCGTGCGGCTTGTTTGAGTTTCCCTACCCAAAATACCCACGGTTACGAAATTGCCCATTTGGGAGCGATCGCCAATTGCTTCCATCTACTGCAAGCTTACTGCGAAACGGAATTTAGTGATTAG